A segment of the Candidatus Brevundimonas phytovorans genome:
TAGGTCGGAACGGCATCAGATCAGGCAACCGCAAGCAAGGGTGCATCCGTCGCATCAATGGCGTTGGCATCAGACCTGTGCGCTCCAAACTCTCCCGCTCAATAGCGGCGCGCGGACCAGCGCCTGCGACTTGCCTCGTCCAGCGCGCCCCTTGACCCCGATACAGGTCACGCGCCACGACAGATCGCAGGAGCCTGAATATGCATAATCGATACGGAACACTCGCCTCCTGGGTCTATGACCTGGACAAGTCGGTGGGGCATTCGTTCGGTGATCAGGCGTTCTATCGGGCGCGGCTGCTCGAGTGCGACAGCGGACCCGTGCTGGAGCCCGCGGTCGGCAACGGACGCCTCTTCATTCCCCTGATCGAGGCGGGATTTGAGATGGAAGGCTTCGACGCCTCGGCTGAAATGCTCGGCTATTGCCGGGACGAGTGCCGCAAGCGGGGGCTTTCCGCCCGGCTGACGCAGCGGTCGTTTGAGACCTTTGTCTCACCCACCCGCTTTTCCGCGATCATCATTCCAGCCGGTTCGTTTCAACTGATCACCAGTACGGCGTCGGCGACCGCCGTGCTGAGACGATTTTACGATCATCTCGCCCCAGGCGGTCGATTGATCCTCGACCCCGACCCCATCGGCGGCTTTCTGGACAGCTCCGAGTCCGTCCGGTCCTGGACGACGGACTCCGGCGACCTTTTGACCCTGACCGCCCGCCGGGTGGACACCGACTACATCGCCCAGACCACCCTGTCCCACCTTCGCTATGAACACTGGCGGGACGGCGTCCTGGCGGCCACCGAGCTGGACCTGTTCAAGCTGCGCTGGTGGGGCGTCCATGAGTTCGAACTGGCCTTGAGGGCCGCAGGCTTCACGGACGTGGCGGCCTGCGGCGGGTATCAACAGGGTCGCGCGCCGGATCGGGACGACCAGATCATCAGTTTCGAAGCCCGGCGTCCGGCCTAGACCGGCGCCCTCGGAGACGTCACGGCGCGCGTGACGCGGGAGACGAATGTTGAGGCCGAGATGCTTTCCGGCGACGACCAGACGACTGTAACCGACGAGGTCAGTGGCGAGCACAGCTCCGTCCAAGGTCCGGCCGCCTAGCTCGTAACGATCGTCTCCGTCCTGAGGGAATGGACGGCAGGGGCGGGCTCTAACCCCAGCTTGGCTTGCACGCTCCACCGGCCTCTGCGGAGGGTTTCAGATTGGCGAGATGGCTGGCCCAGGTCTGAAGGGCCGCCCGCTTCTCCGCCATGTAGCTGTAACGATCATAGACCGCCGTGACGGCGGCGCCGTCCCGCACGGTGTGCCCCAGAAGATGACCGACGATGAAACGCCCTACCCCATACCTGCCGGTAAGGGTCGTGGCGCCTGACCGCCGCACGTCGTGAGGCGAACCGGCGGGCAGGTTGCGACGCTTGCAGGTGCGGACGACCGCCCTGGTCAAAGCGCGGGGATCTACAGGACCAGTCCTGTTGCGCGGCGCCGGGAAGACCCAAGCGCTCTTCGGATACAGAGAACGCGCCCGCTGCAACACGGCCAGGGCTTCGTCTGGAAGGGGAACGACATGCACATGTCGAGCCTTGGTGCGATGCGAAGGGATGGTCCAGACGGCGCTGGCCATATCGATCTCGCTCCAAAGCACCTCGGCGACTTCAGACCGGCGCGTCAGAGTCGTCATAAGGAACTGGATCGCCAGGCCTGTGGGCGCATCGAGACGCGCATGCATGCCGGCCGTCTTCTCGCCGGGCGCGCGGGGCGATGACGCCAGCGAGGCCTCGTTCCACAGAACCCGCAGCGCCTCGTCATCGAACATCCGCTCGCGGGGCGTGAGCGCAAGGGGCCTGGTCAGTCCGTAGGCCGGATTGGCTTCAAGGCGATCCTCGTAGACCGCAAAGCCCAGCACGCTCATCAGGACGCCCCCGACCGAGGCGAGACTGGCCGGGGCCAGGCCGCTTTCCGCCGCCAGGTCCCGCATGAAGATGCGGATATCCGTCCTCCTGACGGCGGCGAACTTCATGTCGCCGAGAACCGGCTTTATGTAGCGGCGGAAAAGCGAACGTTCGGACTCGATGGTCCTCGCCTGCTTGGGACGTCGTCGTCCGCCGTGCAGTCCCTTTCCGGCAGCCCTCCAGTAGGCCTCAGCCAGATCTTCGAGCGTGTCACCCGTCCTGGCTTCCTCCCGACGCGCACTGCGGGCAGCGGCCGGATCTGTCCCGCCTGCGACGGCAACCCGGGCTGTAGCGGCCAGACGACGAGCTTCGGCAAGGGTGATGTCCGGATAGGCGCCCAGCACATGACGACGCCGTTTGCCGTTCTCGGCAGTGTATCGAAGTTCGAAGCCTTTCGCCCCCGTAGGCCACACGCGGACGTACAGGCCGCGGCTGTCCGCGACGGCCATTTCATACCGCGCATCGCGCGGCTTCAGGGCGGCGATCTGACGATCTGTACGCACGGGATCCCGAGGCATCTGTCCCTCAAATCACTTCTGACCCCCTCATACTACACCAAGGGGGGCGTTAGGGGGGCGCCCCATACGAAACTGCCTGAAAACACCTGAAATGATCAATTGTAGATAAATGACGTAAAAACAATATCTTGCTTCAAAAACTGAAACCGGCTGAACCGGCCTGAAACCGCTAAAATAGGATTCACACCGAGGGGGTCACAGGTTCAATCCCTGTCGCGTCCACCATCCCTTTTCCTGAAACATAGCCACCCTGACCGCTCGAACCGTCGTGGCCGTTGCGTCAGGGAACGTCTGCGTCATCCGCGGCGGGCCGGGGGCCGCCGCTCAGGCCCGGCTCATAGAGGCCTGTGGCGATACCGGCGATGATGCCCTCAACGCGAACGCGAGGACCGAAGCGACGGCAGGGATCGGGATTGGGGATCGCCCGCACATCGCGCTCGCTCGGCGCCAGGGCGTCGCCCACCATGTCGCCCAGGGGCTCAGCCAGCCGGTGCGCGTCGCCGATGCGCGACAGCGAGGGCTTGTCCGTCCCCACCACCATGGCGTCGCGGCGCCAGACGATGGCGGCGGCCTGACGACCGTCGGGCGCCAGAAGCTCGGCTTCCGCGCCGAGGCCGCCCGTGCCGCCGGGCGCCCGCACCTTGATCGGGCCGGGGATGAAGAAGTTGGCGACGGCCGCCGCCGCCGACCCGGCCTGATGCGTCGGCCGGATGTGGGTGACGCCCACCCGCACCGTGCCCGCCTGGGGATCGGGCAGCTCAGAGATGTCGAAACGCTCGCTCAATTCATAGCAGACCTGACGGTCCACCTCGCTGAGCACCGCGCGCCGGTCCTCGTCTGAAAGCACGGGGTCGACGACGCCGAAGACCTCGGCCGGAGCCACCCACAGGCGGGTGATGGTCGAGGCCAGCGGCTCGTCCCGCCGCTGCATCACCGAGGCGCGCACCACGTCCGTGCGCGGCGCCAGCCCCTCGTAGCTTGTCAGGAAGCCGGAGTTCGCCGGGGCGCCGGCGCTGGCGCAGGCGCCCGCCGTCAAGGCCAAGCCCGCCACGCTCAGGCCGCGCATCATTCTATTCGCCATGGTCGTCTCCCGGTTCCTGAAACGGATACGCGACGCCGGGTCGATCGGATCTAGGATCGCGCAGACCAACCCGGCGGGAAGACGAAGACCTGAGGCCTAGGGACGTTCCAGAGCCATCTGGATCACGTCGGTCCGCCCCGACCGGAAGCCGGCCTCGCAATAGGCCAGGTAGAAGCGCCAGAGGCGGCGGAAGCGGTCGTCGAATCCGGCCCCGGTGCGGAGGATGTCGCCCCAGGCTCCGTCGAAACGGCGCGCCCATTCGGCCAGGGTGTCGGCATAGTCGCCGCCAAAACGCTCGACCGCGACCTCGCTCAGGCCGGCGCGGGAGATCACCGGGGCGATACGGGCTTCGGACGGCAGGCTGCCGCCAGGGAAGACGTACTTCTGGATGAAGTCGGTGCGGGCGTCGTATTCCTCGAACAGGTCGTCCTGGATGGTGATGATCTGCAAACCGGCGCGCCCGCCGGGCTTCAGCACGTCGTGGACCTTCTGGAAGTAGGTGGGCCAGTATTCGCGCCCGACCGCCTCGAACATCTCGATGGAAGCGACACGGTCGAACTGGCCCTCCACGTCGCGATAGTCGATCAGGCGAATGTCGGCCCGCTCGGCCAGGCCCGCCTCGAACAGGCGACGGCGCGCATAGTCGTACTGTTCGCGCGAGATGGTGACGCCCGTGACCACGGCCCCGACCTCGCGCGCGGCGAACTCGGCGAATCCGCCCCAGCCGCAACCGATCTCGAGCACGCTATGACCGGATTTCAGGTCCATCATCCGCGCCAACGCGGCGTATTTGGCCCGCTGGGCGTCCGGCAGCGACTGACCCGATCGCTCGAACCGCGCCGAGGAATAGGTCATCGAGGGGTCAAGCCAGGCGCCGTAGAAGGCGTTGCCCAGATCGTAATGGGCGTGAATGTTGCGACGCGATCCGCGACGGCTGTTGCGGTTCAAGCGGTGGCCAAACCAGTTGACCAGGTTCATCAGCGGATTGCCGTCGAACAGACGCCGGATGTGGTCGTAGTTGTTGACCAGGGTCTCCAGCAGGACCGCCAGATCAGGCGTATCCCACTCGCCCGCCATATAGCCTTCGGCGAAACCGATATCCCCGCTCTTGAGCACGCGAGCGGCGAAGCGCGGCTCACGGACGGTCAGGACGGCGGCGTGGCCGGGCGTCTGCCCCGTCAGCAGATGACGGCTGCCGTCGGGCAGGACCAGGGTGAGGCGCCCCCAGGTCCAGTTGGCGGACAAAAGACGCAACAGAAGGCCCAGGACCGGAGACGTCGCCCGTTGGTCGTTCCGATCGCCATAATAGGTGGTGGTCATGGCGTCAGGCGCCCTTTGCGTTGGAAGCGGGCGATCGTGGCCCGGTGTTTACAGGAGTCAACGCGCCAGACGGCTTTCGCGCGCCCGGTGCTGGATGGTGACAGCCTCGCGGGCCGGCGGGGGCTGTCGGGTCAGACGCACGCCCTTGATCCAGAGCTTCAGCGCCTCCCAGTGAATGGCGGCCACGACCTTCAGGGTCATGAACGGCAGAGCCAGCGCCGCCGCCGCCAGCGAACGGTCGTCCAGAGGTCGGCGGTCGGCCGACATGGCGGCGGTGATCAGCACGCCCTCGGCGTCGATCCCGTCGATAACCAGGTCCAGGCGAGGGCCAGGGGCATGGCCGCGGAAGGCGTAGTCCATCTCCATCCCCATGAAGGGCGAGACATAGAGGGCCTTGGCCGCGCCCTGCCGGATCAGGCCCGCCGCCTGATCCGCCTCCGGCACCGGAATGACATAGGCGTGGCGCACGCCGAAGGTGCTGGTCACTTCATAGACCATGGCCGCCAGCCGACCGTCGGCCTGATGGCAATAGTAGAGGCTGATCGGATTGAAGACGTAGCCGAGTACGCGCGGCATGGTCAGCAGGCGCACAGCCCCTTCGCCAATATCGATGCCGGCGCGCGCCAGGAAGGCGTCGATCTGGGGTCGCAGGGCCGCGCCGGACCCGTCGCCATGATCCCGGTCGTGAAAGGACAGCAGGTTGAAGCGGTTGCGCGAGAACAGACGCAGTTCCCGGTCAAGACCGTCGATCTCCGCCAGGTCCAGCAACAGCCAGAAAACGCGATAGTTCAACTGATGCGTCCGGGGCCGAAAACGCCGGTGCATGACGCCGCCGCGATAGAGGGCCGAGGCCCGGGTCATGTCGCCGTTTCCAGCACCGGGCGCGACGGGGGCGTCAGATGGATACGCCCGCTCTCGTTCTCGACCGACCAGGGACGGCGCACGCCGCCCAGTTGCTCGGCCACCGCGAGGCCAGACTGAAGACCGTCCTCATGGAAGCCCGCGCCGAAGTGGGCGCCGCAGAACCAGACGCCGCCCTGCCCTTGCAGGCTCCACAGCTGCTTCTGCGCCTGGAGGGCGGCGGGATTGAAGATCGGGTGTTCGTACAGTTCGCTGCGCAGCAGGGTGTCGGGCTTGGGCGGACGCGGCGGATTGAGGGTGACGAACAGGTCCTGACCCGGCAGGCCCTGAAGCTTGTTCATCCAATAGGTGACGCACAGGCCGTCGTCGGCGCCGATGTAGTTCCAACTGGCCCAGGCCCGGCGACGTTGCGGCATCAGACCGGCGTCCGTGTGCAGAACCGTCAGGTTGCGGCTGTAGTGGAAGGCTCCCAGCACCTGACTTTCGCGTTCGGTCGGCTCGGCCAGCATGGCCAGGGCCTGATCGGCATGGGCGCCGATGACGACATGATCGAAGCGCTCGACGCCGCCCTGGCTGTCATGAACCATGACCCCCTGTTCGACACGGCGCACCGCGGTCACGCCATGATCCAGTCGCACATCGCCGATGCCCCGCGCCAGATGCTCGACATAGACCCGACTGCCGCCCTCGACGGTGCGCCACAAGGGACGGCCAACCAGCTTGAGCAGGCCGTGATTGCCGCAGAAGCGGATGAAGGCCTCGGCCGGATAGTCCATCAAGGTATGGGCGGGCGAGGACCAGATCGCCGCCGCCATCGGCAGCAGGTGGTCGTCGCGGAAGGCGTCGCTGAACCCTTCACGCTTCAGATAATCGCCCAGCGTCAGGTTGGGATCGGTCAGACCGCCAAGATCGATCGGCGCCTCGCGATAAAAGCGCATGATCTCGCCCAGCATGGTCCAGAAGCGCGGACGCAGCAGGTTGCGGCGCTGAGCGAACAGGCCGGGAGCGGCGTATTCGAACCGACCCGCGTCCAGCGACACGGCGAAGGACATGTCGGTCGCCCGCGTCTTGACGCCCAAGTGGGCGAACAGGGCGATCAGGTTGGGATAGGTGGCGTCGTTGAAACAGATGAAGCCGGTGTCGACCGCCACGTCTCCGGTCGCCGCCCCGGCCGTCACCGTATTGGAATGACCGCCCAGACGATCAGCCTTTTCATACACCGTCACCTGGTGGCGCTGCGACAGAAGCCAGGCCGAGGACAGGGCGGCGACGCCAGAACCGACCACGGCGATCTTGAGCGGGCCGCTAGATGGGCGGACAGGCGAATGCGACATGACGACTCCGAAACGCGCTCGCCTAATTTGCGGCAAGCTTCAACGATTTACGCAGCAGCGTCAAAATCGGATTGCGAATGATCCAGACATTTTCCCGAACCGTATTAGGTTCCATGCATGTCGAGCCGTCATCATTCACAACTGCAAGGGCTACACCTCGGATGAGCGAGGACTGCCCGTCCCAAGACGCCTTTGCGTATGATCGCCTGATCGAGGCCGTGGCCCTGCGTCGCGACCGTGAAGCCTTCGCCCAGTTGTTCAACCATTTCGCCCCGCGCCTGAAGGCCTGGCTGATGAAGTCCGGCGCGACGGCCGCCGCCGCCGAGGACTTCGCCCAGGACGCCATGCTGACGGTGTGGCGCAAGGCTGATCTGTTCGACGCCCGCAAGGCGCGCGCCGCTACCTGGATCTTCACCATCGCCCGCAACCGCCGCCTGGACATGCTGCGCCGCGACGCCCGCCCCCTGCCCGTCCCCGAAATCGAACTGGCCGACACAGAGGTGCAGCGGCCGGACGACATCCTTGCCGCGTCGCAGGACGCCGAGCGGGTTCGCGACGCCCTGTCGCGGCTCAAGCCCGATCAGGTCGAGGTCCTGCGGCTCGCCTTCTTCCTGGACAGCCCCCACTCCGAAATCGCCCAACGGCTCGACCTGCCCCTGGGCACCGTAAAGTCCCGCATTCGCAACGCCATGATCAAGCTCCGCCTCATTCTTGAAGCCTCTCAGGAGGCGCCCCGATGAACCCGAACCGCAATCCCTCGGAGCAGCGGCTTCTCGCCTATGCCGCCGGAACGCTCAGCCCGCCCGAGGCCGTGGTGGTCGCCGCGCATCTGGCGCTGCGCCCGGCCAACGACGCCTGGGTGCGCCAGCTGCAGTCGGTCGGCGGCGCCTTCCTGGACGAGACCGCGCCCGTAGTCCTGTCGGACGAC
Coding sequences within it:
- a CDS encoding DUF1365 family protein gives rise to the protein MTRASALYRGGVMHRRFRPRTHQLNYRVFWLLLDLAEIDGLDRELRLFSRNRFNLLSFHDRDHGDGSGAALRPQIDAFLARAGIDIGEGAVRLLTMPRVLGYVFNPISLYYCHQADGRLAAMVYEVTSTFGVRHAYVIPVPEADQAAGLIRQGAAKALYVSPFMGMEMDYAFRGHAPGPRLDLVIDGIDAEGVLITAAMSADRRPLDDRSLAAAALALPFMTLKVVAAIHWEALKLWIKGVRLTRQPPPAREAVTIQHRARESRLAR
- a CDS encoding sigma-70 family RNA polymerase sigma factor; protein product: MSEDCPSQDAFAYDRLIEAVALRRDREAFAQLFNHFAPRLKAWLMKSGATAAAAEDFAQDAMLTVWRKADLFDARKARAATWIFTIARNRRLDMLRRDARPLPVPEIELADTEVQRPDDILAASQDAERVRDALSRLKPDQVEVLRLAFFLDSPHSEIAQRLDLPLGTVKSRIRNAMIKLRLILEASQEAPR
- a CDS encoding cyclopropane-fatty-acyl-phospholipid synthase produces the protein MTTTYYGDRNDQRATSPVLGLLLRLLSANWTWGRLTLVLPDGSRHLLTGQTPGHAAVLTVREPRFAARVLKSGDIGFAEGYMAGEWDTPDLAVLLETLVNNYDHIRRLFDGNPLMNLVNWFGHRLNRNSRRGSRRNIHAHYDLGNAFYGAWLDPSMTYSSARFERSGQSLPDAQRAKYAALARMMDLKSGHSVLEIGCGWGGFAEFAAREVGAVVTGVTISREQYDYARRRLFEAGLAERADIRLIDYRDVEGQFDRVASIEMFEAVGREYWPTYFQKVHDVLKPGGRAGLQIITIQDDLFEEYDARTDFIQKYVFPGGSLPSEARIAPVISRAGLSEVAVERFGGDYADTLAEWARRFDGAWGDILRTGAGFDDRFRRLWRFYLAYCEAGFRSGRTDVIQMALERP
- a CDS encoding FAD-dependent oxidoreductase; this encodes MSHSPVRPSSGPLKIAVVGSGVAALSSAWLLSQRHQVTVYEKADRLGGHSNTVTAGAATGDVAVDTGFICFNDATYPNLIALFAHLGVKTRATDMSFAVSLDAGRFEYAAPGLFAQRRNLLRPRFWTMLGEIMRFYREAPIDLGGLTDPNLTLGDYLKREGFSDAFRDDHLLPMAAAIWSSPAHTLMDYPAEAFIRFCGNHGLLKLVGRPLWRTVEGGSRVYVEHLARGIGDVRLDHGVTAVRRVEQGVMVHDSQGGVERFDHVVIGAHADQALAMLAEPTERESQVLGAFHYSRNLTVLHTDAGLMPQRRRAWASWNYIGADDGLCVTYWMNKLQGLPGQDLFVTLNPPRPPKPDTLLRSELYEHPIFNPAALQAQKQLWSLQGQGGVWFCGAHFGAGFHEDGLQSGLAVAEQLGGVRRPWSVENESGRIHLTPPSRPVLETAT
- a CDS encoding integrase arm-type DNA-binding domain-containing protein, which gives rise to MRTDRQIAALKPRDARYEMAVADSRGLYVRVWPTGAKGFELRYTAENGKRRRHVLGAYPDITLAEARRLAATARVAVAGGTDPAAARSARREEARTGDTLEDLAEAYWRAAGKGLHGGRRRPKQARTIESERSLFRRYIKPVLGDMKFAAVRRTDIRIFMRDLAAESGLAPASLASVGGVLMSVLGFAVYEDRLEANPAYGLTRPLALTPRERMFDDEALRVLWNEASLASSPRAPGEKTAGMHARLDAPTGLAIQFLMTTLTRRSEVAEVLWSEIDMASAVWTIPSHRTKARHVHVVPLPDEALAVLQRARSLYPKSAWVFPAPRNRTGPVDPRALTRAVVRTCKRRNLPAGSPHDVRRSGATTLTGRYGVGRFIVGHLLGHTVRDGAAVTAVYDRYSYMAEKRAALQTWASHLANLKPSAEAGGACKPSWG
- a CDS encoding class I SAM-dependent methyltransferase gives rise to the protein MHNRYGTLASWVYDLDKSVGHSFGDQAFYRARLLECDSGPVLEPAVGNGRLFIPLIEAGFEMEGFDASAEMLGYCRDECRKRGLSARLTQRSFETFVSPTRFSAIIIPAGSFQLITSTASATAVLRRFYDHLAPGGRLILDPDPIGGFLDSSESVRSWTTDSGDLLTLTARRVDTDYIAQTTLSHLRYEHWRDGVLAATELDLFKLRWWGVHEFELALRAAGFTDVAACGGYQQGRAPDRDDQIISFEARRPA
- a CDS encoding DUF3313 family protein codes for the protein MANRMMRGLSVAGLALTAGACASAGAPANSGFLTSYEGLAPRTDVVRASVMQRRDEPLASTITRLWVAPAEVFGVVDPVLSDEDRRAVLSEVDRQVCYELSERFDISELPDPQAGTVRVGVTHIRPTHQAGSAAAAVANFFIPGPIKVRAPGGTGGLGAEAELLAPDGRQAAAIVWRRDAMVVGTDKPSLSRIGDAHRLAEPLGDMVGDALAPSERDVRAIPNPDPCRRFGPRVRVEGIIAGIATGLYEPGLSGGPRPAADDADVP